A DNA window from Anaerocolumna sp. AGMB13020 contains the following coding sequences:
- the metK gene encoding methionine adenosyltransferase: MNKLLFTSESVTEGHPDKICDQISDSVLDAMLEQDPMSRVACETAITTGLVLVMGEITTNGYVDIQKIVRDTIREIGYDRSDYGFDANTCGVIVALDEQSSDIAMGVNKALEAKEKTMSEDELEAIGAGDQGMMFGYASNETEEYLPYPISLAHKLTRQLTKVRKDGTLSYLRPDGKSQVTVEYNEAGKPVHLNAVVLSTQHGAEVTQEQIHADIKKYVFDEVLPAELVDENTKFFINPTGRFVIGGPNGDSGLTGRKIIVDTYGGYARHGGGAFSGKDCTKVDRSAAYAARYVAKNIVAAGLAEKCEIQLSYAIGVAQPTSIMVDTFGTSSLSADEFVEIIRENFDLRPAGIIKMLDLRRPIYKQTAAYGHFGRNDLDLPWEKTDKAEILSSYKK, from the coding sequence ATGAATAAATTATTATTTACATCGGAGTCCGTAACCGAGGGGCATCCCGATAAAATCTGTGATCAGATTTCCGATTCTGTTTTGGATGCCATGTTAGAGCAGGATCCTATGAGCCGTGTTGCCTGCGAAACAGCAATAACCACCGGTTTAGTACTGGTTATGGGAGAGATTACAACAAATGGCTATGTAGACATTCAGAAAATCGTACGTGATACTATCAGAGAGATTGGATATGACAGATCAGATTATGGTTTTGATGCCAATACCTGCGGTGTTATCGTAGCGTTAGACGAGCAGTCTTCTGATATCGCTATGGGTGTTAACAAAGCCCTTGAAGCGAAGGAAAAGACCATGTCCGAGGACGAGCTGGAAGCAATCGGTGCAGGTGATCAGGGTATGATGTTTGGTTATGCAAGCAATGAGACAGAAGAGTATCTGCCTTATCCTATTTCTTTAGCACATAAGCTTACCAGACAGTTGACAAAAGTACGTAAAGACGGAACTCTTTCTTATTTAAGACCCGACGGAAAATCTCAGGTAACCGTAGAATATAATGAAGCCGGCAAACCAGTGCATTTAAATGCGGTAGTTCTTTCTACTCAGCACGGTGCGGAAGTTACGCAGGAACAGATTCATGCAGATATCAAGAAATATGTATTTGATGAAGTTCTTCCAGCAGAACTGGTAGATGAGAATACAAAGTTCTTTATTAATCCCACCGGCAGATTTGTAATCGGCGGACCCAATGGTGACAGCGGTTTAACAGGCCGCAAGATCATTGTAGACACTTATGGCGGATATGCTCGTCACGGCGGTGGTGCTTTCTCTGGTAAGGATTGCACAAAGGTAGACCGTTCAGCTGCTTATGCAGCACGTTATGTAGCAAAGAATATCGTAGCTGCAGGTCTGGCTGAAAAATGTGAGATTCAGTTATCCTATGCAATCGGTGTGGCACAGCCTACCTCCATTATGGTTGATACTTTCGGAACAAGTTCCTTAAGTGCCGATGAGTTCGTTGAAATCATTCGTGAGAACTTTGATCTTCGTCCCGCAGGAATTATTAAGATGCTTGACTTAAGACGTCCTATCTACAAGCAGACTGCAGCTTACGGACATTTTGGAAGAAATGATCTTGATCTGCCTTGGGAGAAGACAGATAAAGCAGAGATATTAAGCAGCTATAAGAAATAA
- a CDS encoding sensor histidine kinase, producing MKLKSRLFTAFLIITTIPLLLVCLSISIIIGYQNNEIKQVYDVKTDSITAISNPVQLLSRLTKGVYNEIVLMAAKNPDKFEDNEYVNYLEKELTGKYSYLVIRKEDTFLYSGNTTKFEKIQNSIPKFGKYTGTVEGGLYVDGQYPFLLKQQDFHFSDGTEGSVIIITELDTLIPQIKASAIQLLLSLISIIILTASVLIIWIYRSVIIPINTLHAATNAMKEGNLDYSIEGDPEDEIGRLCVDFEEMRIRLKELIDVRLRYEQEMKELISNISHDLRTPITAIKGYAEGIMDGVADTKEKQEKYLKTIYTKANDLSALVDELSFYSKIDCNTMPYTFSCLNLGDYFEDCFGEINLDLEVKNIEVEYHNDTDKDTKVNVDAEQLKRVVNNIVGNSVKYMNRKNGRIMIRIMEGGSFNRPEDVVICIEDNGVGIPKKDLPYVFERFYRADASRNSTKGGTGLGLAIAKKIIEDHMGTIWAESDEEKGTAIFFSLKKCKECPEQEQSINEG from the coding sequence TTGAAATTAAAGAGCAGGCTGTTTACGGCCTTTCTTATTATAACTACGATACCTCTTTTGCTGGTTTGCTTGTCCATTAGTATTATAATCGGATATCAGAACAATGAGATTAAACAGGTCTATGATGTGAAAACAGATTCTATCACAGCCATATCAAACCCCGTACAGCTCTTAAGCAGACTTACAAAAGGTGTATACAATGAAATTGTTTTAATGGCAGCTAAGAATCCGGATAAATTTGAAGACAATGAATATGTGAACTATCTGGAGAAGGAACTTACCGGAAAGTATTCCTATCTTGTTATACGTAAGGAGGATACCTTTCTATACAGCGGAAATACAACAAAATTCGAAAAAATACAAAACAGTATTCCGAAATTTGGTAAGTATACCGGAACAGTGGAAGGCGGACTTTATGTGGACGGGCAATATCCTTTTCTCTTAAAGCAGCAGGATTTCCACTTTAGTGACGGTACCGAAGGAAGCGTCATAATCATTACGGAGCTGGATACTTTGATTCCTCAGATTAAGGCTTCCGCCATACAGCTTCTCCTTTCACTTATTTCAATTATAATATTAACAGCATCAGTGTTGATAATATGGATTTACCGAAGTGTTATAATACCAATTAATACACTTCATGCTGCAACCAATGCCATGAAGGAAGGCAATCTGGATTATTCCATCGAAGGTGATCCGGAGGATGAAATCGGAAGGCTCTGTGTGGACTTCGAGGAGATGAGAATACGTCTCAAAGAGCTGATAGATGTAAGGCTTCGTTATGAGCAGGAAATGAAAGAATTAATCAGTAATATTTCTCACGATCTGAGGACGCCTATAACTGCAATCAAAGGTTATGCGGAAGGGATTATGGACGGAGTTGCAGATACGAAGGAGAAGCAGGAGAAATATCTTAAGACAATTTACACAAAGGCTAACGATTTATCTGCCCTGGTAGATGAACTGTCTTTTTACTCTAAAATTGACTGTAATACCATGCCGTATACCTTCTCCTGTCTTAACCTTGGCGATTATTTTGAGGACTGCTTCGGTGAGATTAACCTGGATCTGGAGGTTAAGAATATAGAAGTGGAATATCATAATGATACGGATAAAGACACCAAGGTTAATGTAGATGCAGAGCAGCTGAAACGTGTGGTTAATAATATCGTTGGAAATTCCGTAAAATATATGAATCGAAAAAATGGACGTATCATGATACGAATTATGGAGGGCGGCAGTTTTAACCGACCGGAGGATGTGGTAATCTGCATCGAAGATAATGGTGTGGGGATTCCAAAGAAAGACCTTCCTTATGTATTTGAGCGGTTCTACAGGGCAGATGCCTCCAGAAATTCCACCAAAGGCGGAACCGGATTGGGACTTGCCATTGCCAAGAAAATCATAGAAGATCATATGGGGACTATATGGGCGGAAAGTGATGAAGAAAAAGGTACCGCCATATTTTTCTCCTTAAAGAAATGCAAGGAATGTCCAGAACAGGAACAGTCTATCAACGAAGGTTAA
- a CDS encoding response regulator transcription factor yields MSRILIVEDEMAIAELEKDYLELSGFEVDIENTGDQGLERALNEDFDLIILDLMLPGLDGFEICKSIRSAKNIPIFMVSAKKEDIDKIRGLGMGADDYITKPFSPSELVARVKAHLARYERLIGESVRENEIIEIRGIKIDKTARRVYVNSEEKNFTTKEFDLLTFLAENPNRVYTKEELFQEIWDMDSIGDIATVTVHIKKIREKIEFNTSKPQYIETIWGVGYRFKV; encoded by the coding sequence ATGAGCAGAATATTAATTGTAGAAGATGAAATGGCAATTGCAGAGCTGGAGAAGGATTATCTGGAGCTCAGCGGTTTTGAGGTGGATATAGAAAACACAGGTGATCAGGGACTTGAAAGAGCACTGAATGAAGATTTTGATCTGATAATTCTGGATCTGATGCTTCCGGGACTTGATGGTTTTGAGATCTGTAAGTCTATCCGAAGTGCAAAAAATATACCTATCTTTATGGTATCAGCGAAAAAAGAGGATATCGATAAGATCAGGGGCTTAGGAATGGGCGCTGATGACTATATCACAAAACCCTTTAGTCCCAGCGAGCTGGTAGCCAGAGTAAAGGCGCACCTGGCACGTTATGAAAGACTAATCGGTGAAAGTGTCAGAGAAAATGAGATTATTGAAATCAGGGGAATTAAGATTGACAAGACGGCCAGACGAGTATACGTTAATAGTGAAGAGAAGAATTTTACCACAAAAGAGTTCGACCTTTTAACCTTTTTAGCGGAGAACCCCAATCGCGTATATACGAAAGAAGAGCTATTCCAGGAAATCTGGGATATGGACTCCATTGGTGATATTGCTACAGTTACGGTGCATATCAAGAAAATCAGAGAAAAGATTGAATTTAACACCTCAAAGCCACAGTATATTGAGACGATATGGGGTGTGGGTTACCGTTTTAAAGTGTAA
- a CDS encoding TM1266 family iron-only hydrogenase system putative regulator yields the protein METRIALVGIIVENLEKVEEVNHILHEYGKFIVGRMGLPIKEHGVNIISIVVESDSNTINSLSGKLGMLEGISAKTVYSKTGTN from the coding sequence ATGGAGACCAGGATTGCTTTAGTTGGTATTATTGTAGAGAATCTTGAAAAGGTAGAGGAGGTAAATCATATTCTTCATGAATATGGGAAATTTATTGTGGGCAGAATGGGACTGCCGATTAAAGAACATGGTGTAAATATTATCAGCATTGTAGTAGAATCAGACAGCAATACGATTAATTCTCTGTCCGGCAAGCTCGGCATGTTGGAAGGAATCAGCGCTAAGACAGTATATTCAAAAACGGGAACCAATTAA
- a CDS encoding nitroreductase family protein, translating to MYDILKTRRSIRKFTEKNLEEAVLEEILKGALMAPSSRSIRPWELVVVRDKDTLSSLSRCRGAQSALIGGADTAVVVTADTTLSDVWVEDTSILAAILQLEAHAKGLGSCWVQIRNRSKEEGVTAEDYIKELLKIPEGYGVECIIALGYPAEARAPHEEEKLPMTKIRREQF from the coding sequence ATGTATGATATCTTAAAAACAAGACGAAGCATCCGAAAGTTTACGGAAAAGAACTTGGAGGAAGCAGTATTAGAGGAAATATTAAAAGGGGCCTTAATGGCACCCTCTTCCCGAAGTATTAGGCCTTGGGAACTTGTAGTGGTAAGAGACAAGGATACCTTAAGTTCCCTAAGCCGCTGCAGAGGTGCGCAGTCAGCGCTTATCGGAGGAGCGGATACAGCTGTGGTGGTAACAGCTGATACTACACTTTCGGACGTATGGGTTGAGGATACCTCGATTCTGGCAGCTATCCTGCAGCTTGAAGCTCATGCAAAGGGGCTTGGTTCCTGTTGGGTACAAATAAGAAATCGCAGTAAAGAGGAAGGTGTTACGGCGGAGGACTATATAAAAGAGTTGCTTAAGATACCAGAAGGTTATGGAGTGGAGTGCATTATTGCACTTGGATACCCAGCGGAAGCAAGAGCTCCTCACGAGGAGGAAAAACTCCCTATGACTAAGATTAGAAGAGAGCAATTCTAG
- a CDS encoding cytidylate kinase family protein — translation MHITITGNLGSGKSTICKILEDKFGFEIYSTGKVQRELARQMNMTTLEMNQLMCSDHKYDNMIDDATAAISRENPDKNIIFDSRLAWHFVGKSFKVFLAVDLNIAAERVMHDNRGKEEQYATLEEAKEKLFERAQTENLRYKDIYNLEYFNYSNYNLVIESTYSSPELIASVIMKEAKNYYALMADNNGQCVNTTRILLSPKSLYKDKVTKEDLTSLKDKIAEFSKLKEVPDIKVNARKEKGEYTLLSNEDTVKAALEAGLPFLITELECN, via the coding sequence ATGCATATCACGATAACGGGAAATCTTGGAAGCGGAAAATCCACAATCTGCAAGATATTGGAGGACAAGTTCGGTTTTGAGATTTATTCCACAGGGAAGGTTCAAAGAGAACTGGCGAGACAGATGAACATGACGACCCTAGAGATGAACCAGTTAATGTGCAGTGACCATAAGTATGACAATATGATAGATGATGCAACTGCTGCAATATCCAGAGAGAACCCGGATAAGAACATTATTTTCGATTCCAGGCTGGCCTGGCACTTTGTGGGAAAATCTTTTAAGGTATTTCTGGCGGTAGATTTAAATATAGCGGCAGAGAGAGTTATGCATGATAATAGAGGGAAGGAAGAACAGTACGCTACTTTAGAGGAAGCAAAAGAGAAACTGTTTGAGAGAGCCCAGACAGAGAATCTGCGCTATAAAGACATTTATAATCTGGAATATTTTAATTATTCAAATTATAATCTGGTTATAGAGAGTACCTATTCTTCACCGGAGCTTATTGCTTCTGTAATAATGAAGGAAGCGAAAAATTATTATGCACTGATGGCAGATAACAACGGACAATGTGTTAATACTACAAGAATTCTGCTTTCACCTAAATCTCTTTATAAGGATAAGGTAACCAAGGAAGATTTAACCTCTTTGAAGGATAAGATCGCTGAATTTTCTAAATTAAAGGAAGTACCGGATATTAAAGTTAACGCAAGGAAAGAAAAAGGAGAGTATACATTACTTTCAAATGAAGATACTGTAAAAGCTGCCTTAGAAGCAGGTTTACCCTTTTTAATTACGGAGTTGGAATGTAATTAA
- a CDS encoding AI-2E family transporter has protein sequence MEILNNSKVKMSIIIILTVFGVYVGLEYVLPLFAPFILAYLIASGLLPLVKFLNRKTRLPKLLGGILSLSLFGALAGMGLFYLCDILIKQFVALLKNFPIYLAILSGYLDEFCRGCDKFFGIKLGTVQNFIYTNFDGVLLIIKNKIMPVITTRSINLLIGIAGFVGILLIMIVSILLLIKDEDKYKSGIRNSAYYNEIHLVTSKLSGMGVAYLKTQGIMMILISIVSTAAMLLIRNKYALLVGIGIGVVDAFPILGSGLVLIPWAVISLFQQDFLTAAVLLTAYVSCQILRQTVEPKLLGNSIGIKPIYTMMAMYAGLKIFGIPGFILGPVGLVIIITVVKEAQNRLS, from the coding sequence ATGGAAATTCTAAACAACAGCAAGGTGAAAATGTCCATTATAATCATACTTACAGTGTTTGGTGTTTATGTTGGACTTGAGTATGTGCTGCCTCTCTTTGCACCATTTATTCTGGCTTACCTGATAGCATCAGGACTTTTGCCCTTGGTAAAATTTTTAAACCGTAAAACCAGACTTCCTAAACTTCTTGGAGGCATTCTTTCCTTAAGCCTGTTTGGTGCACTTGCCGGTATGGGACTGTTCTATCTGTGTGATATATTAATTAAGCAGTTTGTTGCATTGCTTAAGAATTTTCCCATCTACTTAGCTATACTTTCCGGATATCTGGACGAGTTTTGCAGAGGATGTGATAAGTTTTTTGGAATCAAATTAGGGACTGTTCAGAACTTTATATATACTAATTTTGATGGAGTGCTACTGATTATAAAAAATAAAATCATGCCTGTCATAACTACCAGAAGCATTAATCTTCTTATTGGGATAGCAGGTTTTGTAGGAATTCTATTAATTATGATTGTGAGTATCCTGCTTTTAATCAAAGATGAGGATAAATATAAAAGCGGGATTAGAAATTCGGCTTATTACAATGAAATTCACCTGGTTACTTCAAAACTTTCTGGTATGGGAGTTGCATACCTAAAGACCCAGGGAATCATGATGATATTAATTTCCATCGTAAGTACTGCGGCTATGCTGCTCATTAGAAATAAATATGCACTGCTTGTAGGAATAGGAATAGGTGTAGTGGATGCTTTCCCGATCCTGGGCAGCGGGTTGGTTCTGATACCCTGGGCTGTTATCAGCTTATTTCAGCAGGATTTTTTAACTGCGGCAGTGCTGCTGACGGCTTATGTAAGTTGTCAGATCCTGAGGCAGACAGTGGAGCCTAAATTGCTGGGAAACAGTATTGGGATTAAACCTATATACACTATGATGGCCATGTATGCAGGACTCAAAATATTTGGCATTCCGGGCTTTATTCTTGGACCTGTAGGTTTGGTAATAATCATTACGGTAGTGAAGGAAGCACAGAACCGATTAAGTTAA
- the proS gene encoding proline--tRNA ligase encodes MAKEKKLVEAITSMEEDFAQWYTDVVKKAELIDYSSVRGCMILRPGGYAIWENIQKELDRRFKETGVENVYMPMFIPESLLQKEKDHVEGFAPEVAWVTHGGLEPLQERMCVRPTSETLFCDHYSNIIQSYRDLPKVYNQWCSVVRWEKTTRPFLRSVEFLWQEGHTAHATAEEAEERTIQMLNLYADFCEEVLAIPMVRGKKTDKEKFAGAKDTYTIEALMHDGKALQSGTSHNFGDGFAHAFDIQYTDKDNKLQYVHQTSWGMTTRLIGAVIMVHGDNSGLVLPPRVAPVQVMIVPIAQHKEGVLEKAAELKERLGAFRVKVDDTDKSPGWKFSEQEMRGIPVRIEIGPKDIEENQAVIVRRDTREKIVVTLDNLENEVEKVLDVIQKEMLERAREHRDAHTYQATEFEDFKEAVATKPGFIKAMWCGDKACEDTIKEETGATSRCMPFKQEEIADTCVCCGKKAKSLVYWGKAY; translated from the coding sequence ATGGCGAAAGAAAAGAAACTGGTAGAAGCAATAACCTCCATGGAAGAGGATTTTGCCCAGTGGTACACAGATGTTGTAAAGAAAGCAGAATTAATCGATTATTCCAGTGTAAGAGGATGTATGATTTTAAGACCCGGCGGCTATGCCATCTGGGAGAACATTCAGAAGGAACTGGACAGAAGATTTAAGGAAACAGGGGTAGAGAATGTTTATATGCCTATGTTCATACCCGAGAGTCTGCTGCAGAAAGAGAAGGATCATGTAGAGGGATTTGCCCCGGAGGTTGCCTGGGTTACACATGGAGGACTGGAACCTTTACAGGAAAGAATGTGCGTAAGACCTACTTCCGAGACACTGTTCTGTGATCATTACTCCAATATTATTCAGTCTTACAGGGATCTGCCAAAGGTATATAACCAGTGGTGTTCCGTTGTACGTTGGGAGAAAACCACAAGACCTTTCCTGCGTTCAGTAGAATTCCTGTGGCAGGAGGGACATACGGCTCATGCTACAGCAGAGGAAGCAGAGGAGAGGACCATACAGATGCTAAATCTCTATGCAGATTTCTGTGAAGAGGTTCTTGCCATTCCCATGGTCAGAGGAAAGAAAACAGATAAAGAGAAATTCGCAGGTGCAAAGGATACCTATACCATTGAAGCTTTAATGCATGATGGCAAGGCGCTTCAATCAGGAACCAGCCATAACTTCGGAGATGGATTTGCACATGCTTTTGATATTCAATATACCGACAAAGACAACAAGCTTCAGTATGTGCATCAGACCTCCTGGGGTATGACCACCAGACTGATTGGCGCGGTAATCATGGTTCATGGAGATAACAGCGGACTTGTTCTTCCGCCAAGGGTTGCACCTGTACAGGTAATGATTGTTCCCATTGCCCAGCATAAAGAGGGTGTACTCGAAAAAGCAGCTGAACTGAAAGAACGTCTTGGTGCTTTCCGCGTAAAGGTTGATGACACAGATAAGAGTCCCGGCTGGAAATTCAGTGAGCAGGAGATGAGAGGAATCCCTGTTCGTATTGAAATCGGACCGAAGGATATTGAAGAAAATCAGGCTGTAATCGTACGCCGTGATACCAGAGAAAAAATCGTTGTAACTCTTGATAACCTTGAGAATGAGGTTGAGAAGGTACTTGATGTAATCCAGAAAGAAATGCTTGAAAGAGCCAGAGAACACAGAGATGCACACACCTATCAGGCAACTGAGTTCGAAGACTTTAAAGAGGCAGTAGCCACAAAACCCGGTTTCATAAAGGCAATGTGGTGCGGAGATAAAGCTTGTGAGGATACAATTAAAGAAGAGACAGGTGCTACTTCCAGATGTATGCCTTTTAAACAGGAAGAAATAGCTGATACCTGTGTATGCTGCGGCAAGAAAGCAAAGTCACTGGTGTACTGGGGAAAAGCATATTAA
- a CDS encoding nitroreductase family protein, which yields MKNFNEAIADRRTIYAFSKESPVSDTTIKELVEHAVKHSPSAFNSQSGKVVLLFGKEHDKLWDIALEALRKVVPADSFAPTEEKIASFKAGHGTVLFFDDNGIVEYLQKEYSLYKDNFPVWAQQSSGMLQLIVWTALENEGLGASLQHYSELIEAEVKKTWNVPESYKLIAQMPFGKPTAAPGEKAFTPLEDRIRVFGIE from the coding sequence ATGAAGAATTTTAACGAAGCAATTGCAGACAGAAGAACCATATACGCCTTTAGCAAAGAGTCACCTGTTTCAGACACTACAATAAAAGAACTTGTAGAGCATGCAGTAAAGCATTCACCCTCTGCCTTTAATTCACAAAGCGGCAAGGTTGTATTATTATTTGGTAAGGAACATGATAAACTTTGGGATATTGCATTGGAAGCATTAAGAAAGGTAGTTCCTGCAGACAGCTTTGCACCTACCGAAGAAAAAATTGCATCCTTTAAGGCAGGCCATGGTACCGTCTTATTCTTTGATGACAATGGTATCGTTGAATATCTGCAGAAGGAGTATTCTCTTTATAAAGATAACTTCCCGGTATGGGCACAACAATCAAGCGGAATGCTTCAATTAATCGTGTGGACCGCCCTGGAAAATGAAGGTCTCGGTGCTTCTCTTCAGCACTACAGTGAGCTAATAGAAGCAGAGGTTAAAAAAACCTGGAATGTGCCGGAGTCTTATAAGCTGATTGCTCAGATGCCTTTTGGTAAACCAACAGCAGCACCCGGTGAAAAAGCTTTTACTCCTTTGGAAGACCGCATTCGTGTATTTGGAATAGAATAG
- a CDS encoding MarR family winged helix-turn-helix transcriptional regulator gives MENKLQINSQTDLNIHTLRALSRCSQSIHKQELTVIKSSGLTASQFEVLEVLFHLGDLRISDIIEKILATGGNMTVVIDNLAKDGLVQQCTDLQDKRVKLIRITEKGKALMEDLLPRHLDSINAIFQALTEEEKRYLSELLNKLTRVP, from the coding sequence ATGGAAAACAAATTACAAATTAATTCACAAACAGATTTGAATATACACACTCTGAGGGCATTAAGCAGATGCAGTCAGTCAATCCACAAGCAGGAGCTTACAGTAATTAAGAGCAGTGGACTCACAGCCTCTCAGTTTGAAGTTCTGGAAGTTCTGTTCCATCTCGGTGATCTGAGGATCAGCGATATCATTGAAAAGATACTTGCTACCGGCGGCAATATGACGGTTGTCATTGACAATCTGGCCAAGGATGGACTTGTACAGCAATGTACGGATCTACAGGATAAGAGAGTTAAACTTATCCGGATAACAGAAAAGGGGAAAGCCTTAATGGAGGATTTATTACCCCGGCACTTAGATAGTATCAATGCAATATTTCAGGCACTTACAGAAGAAGAAAAGCGATACCTGAGTGAGCTCTTAAATAAACTTACACGTGTACCATAG
- a CDS encoding LytR/AlgR family response regulator transcription factor → MSNHYRIAVCDDEIYYQEELCNLLKAYENESGNKLELSRFSRGEDLLKDYEKAVYHILILDVEMDGLSGLETAASIRKADENVIIIFATSFENYALGAFEVNALNYLVKPVDYIKLKKVLGVATASIDFMRDKISARKRYLEVKIKNNEVHIEIAKIKYIEKKRNTSIIHTTDNEYACYETLSQIYERLDVNRFFYVHQGYIVNFDRILEVGKNMVVLADYMEVPVSRKYYKELKERFMSQIYDKLNQQAI, encoded by the coding sequence ATGTCGAATCATTACAGGATTGCGGTATGCGACGATGAAATTTATTATCAGGAAGAACTTTGCAATCTATTGAAGGCTTATGAAAATGAAAGTGGAAATAAACTTGAATTAAGCAGATTCAGCAGGGGAGAGGATTTACTGAAAGATTATGAAAAGGCAGTTTACCATATTCTGATACTGGATGTGGAGATGGATGGCCTTTCCGGTCTTGAAACGGCTGCAAGCATAAGGAAAGCAGATGAGAATGTAATCATTATCTTTGCCACAAGTTTTGAAAATTATGCCTTGGGTGCATTTGAAGTCAATGCGCTGAATTATCTTGTGAAACCAGTGGATTATATAAAACTTAAGAAAGTCCTGGGTGTAGCTACGGCTTCCATAGATTTTATGAGAGATAAAATCAGTGCCAGAAAAAGATATCTGGAAGTAAAAATAAAGAACAACGAAGTCCATATAGAAATAGCCAAAATAAAATATATTGAAAAGAAACGCAATACCAGTATTATACACACTACAGATAATGAGTATGCCTGCTACGAGACGTTATCCCAAATATATGAGAGACTGGATGTTAATAGATTCTTTTATGTGCATCAGGGGTATATCGTTAATTTTGACAGGATTCTGGAGGTCGGCAAGAATATGGTAGTATTGGCAGACTATATGGAGGTGCCGGTCAGCAGAAAATATTATAAGGAGCTGAAGGAACGTTTTATGTCCCAAATATATGACAAATTAAACCAACAGGCAATTTAA
- a CDS encoding sensor histidine kinase, with protein sequence MIIFLINTLMIIMILSIYEKIIDFLQDAARRQIQQQKYEITQNYYDELSEKSKQLSSLRHDFKNHLGVISGRLEQKDYANALNYLNHITSQIQSAGDLVITNNTTVSAILQSKKAECERKGIPFSYTAAFEKIYRLSDIQITIILGNILDNAIEALETDEISNKYITLSISQINTYLAIQCENPYLNKPREKNGYLITSKAEKEFHGIGLKNITEICDSHRGEMHYSFDASVFTIRILLPNY encoded by the coding sequence ATGATCATTTTTTTAATCAATACCCTTATGATCATAATGATACTTTCCATCTATGAGAAAATTATTGATTTTCTTCAGGATGCCGCAAGGCGTCAGATACAACAGCAAAAGTATGAGATTACACAGAATTATTATGATGAGCTCTCAGAAAAGTCCAAGCAGCTGTCATCACTCAGACACGATTTTAAGAATCATCTGGGTGTTATTTCCGGACGTCTTGAACAGAAGGATTATGCTAATGCTCTGAATTATCTTAACCATATAACTTCACAGATTCAATCCGCTGGCGATCTGGTCATCACAAATAACACGACGGTTTCTGCCATACTCCAATCCAAAAAAGCAGAATGCGAAAGAAAAGGTATCCCCTTTAGCTATACCGCTGCCTTTGAGAAAATATACAGATTATCAGACATCCAGATAACAATTATATTAGGAAATATACTGGATAATGCAATAGAGGCTCTGGAAACGGATGAAATATCAAATAAATACATTACTTTATCCATTTCCCAGATTAATACCTACCTTGCAATACAGTGTGAGAACCCGTACCTTAATAAGCCCCGGGAAAAGAACGGATACCTGATTACTTCCAAGGCGGAGAAAGAATTTCATGGAATAGGACTTAAAAATATAACCGAAATCTGCGATTCCCACAGAGGAGAAATGCATTACAGCTTTGATGCTTCGGTATTTACTATTCGAATTCTGCTACCAAATTATTAA